A region from the Sulfurivermis fontis genome encodes:
- a CDS encoding HU family DNA-binding protein: MNKSELIDAVAAGADISKAAAGRALDAMIEAVTSALKNGEQVNLVGFGTFVVRERAARSGRNPRTGETINIKAAKNPSFKAGKALKDAVN; the protein is encoded by the coding sequence GTGAATAAGTCCGAGTTGATCGATGCGGTTGCTGCAGGCGCCGATATTTCCAAGGCTGCCGCCGGCCGTGCATTGGATGCCATGATCGAGGCTGTGACCAGCGCGCTGAAGAATGGCGAACAGGTGAATCTGGTTGGTTTCGGTACTTTCGTTGTGCGTGAGCGTGCTGCTCGTAGCGGCCGTAACCCGCGCACCGGCGAAACCATCAATATCAAGGCTGCAAAAAATCCTTCATTTAAGGCTGGCAAAGCCTTGAAGGATGCAGTAAACTAG